The nucleotide sequence AAAATGGAATTATAATATGGTTTTAAGAAGGACCATCTCTGTTTCCTGTTTTTCCGAACGTTTTAATTTATACTTTCTTCTTAATTATTGTCAATTCCGGCAGCCTTCCCCAAGCCGGTCTTGTAAGATACGCATTTTCATCTTACAATAGCACTGATGAATGATGAGGCAGAAGGATGAAAAGGCATATCGAACAGTTTCTTGAATATTTAAAGGCCGAGCGCGGAGTGTCTGTTCACACGCTGAAGGCATACACCGAAGACTTGCGGGAGTTTAATGCGTTTCTGGATAAGGGCCCGAAGGATATTGACAACCTCGACATCAGAAGTTTTCTTGCGTCCCTGCACCATAAAAAGCTGAAAAAAACATCCATATCGAGGAAGCTTGCAACCATCAGGTCTTTTTATAAATATCTTCACAGGGAAGGATATGTGGACAAAAATCCCGCGAGGCTTGTATCCAGTCCCAAAGTCCCGAAGACCCTCCCGAGGTTCCTCACGATTGATGAAACATTCACTCTTATGGAAAATCCGCAGGGTGATACGTTTAAGCCGTCAAGGGACAAGGCAATCCTTGAGCTTCTTTATTCCTCTGGCCTGAGGGTATCTGAATTGACTTCGCTTGATATAGGCGACCTCGACATCAAAGAGTCTCTTGTCCGGGTCAAAGGCAAGGGGAAGAAAGAGCGGATAATCCCTGTTGGAGGAAAGGCAATGGAGGCAATACAAAATTACCTTTCCGAAAGAATTTCCTTAAAGAAAAAGTCTCCGGCGCTGTTTCTTAATAACCGCGGAGGCCGATTGACACAGAGAAGCGTTAGACGTATATTATTACACTATAGCAGGATGATCAACCTTAAAGGCGGTCTCAGCCCTCACACTCTCAGGCATACCTTTGCAACACACCTGCTCCATGAAGGTGCGGATTTGAGGTCGATACAGGAACTCCTTGGGCACTCATCCCTTTCAACGACCCAGAAATATACACATGTGGATATCAAACATCTTATGGAAGTTTACGATAAGGCTCATCCCCTTAGTAAAAAGTAGGGGCTGGTTTTAAACCCGCCCATCTATAAAAAGGAGCAACTAATGTTTCAGGGAACAACTGTAATTTGTGTCAGGAAAAATGGAAAAGTTGCAATAGGCGGAGACGGCCAGGTGACTCTCGGCCAGACCGTGCTGAAGCACAATGCAAAGAAGATAAGGAAGATGTACAACAACTTGGTCCTTGCGGGTTTCGCGGGGGCCACGGCAGACGCGTTTACCCTTTTTGAAAAATTTGAGGGCAAGCTTGAGACCTACAGAGGCAACATTACAAGGGCCGCTGTTGAGCTTGCAAAGGACTGGAGAACTGATAAAATTTTAAGACGCCTTGAAGCGCTTCTCATCGTCGCAGATAAGGAGCATTCTTTTATCATTTCCGGTAATGGCGACGTTATTGAACCTGAAGACGGGATAGCGGCTATCGGCTCCGGCGGGGCGTACGCGCAGGCGGCCGCAAAGGCCCTGACAGCCCACACACAGTTAGATCCCAAAAATATTGTCGAAGAGGCATTGAAGATAACGTCAAAGATATGCATTTATACAAATGATTCAATCAGCATCGAGGAGATAGATGAATAACCTGACACCCAAAAAAATTGTTGAAGAACTTGATAAATATATTATCGGCCAGGGCAAGGCAAAAAAAGCGGTAGCGATCGCGCTCAGGAACCGCTGGAGAAGGCAACTGCTGTCCGATGAACTAAGGGATGAGGTCCTGCCCAAAAATATCCTGATGATCGGTCCGACAGGCGTCGGTAAAACAGAGATAGCAAGACGGCTTTCGAGGCTTGCTCAAGCGCCTTTTATAAAAGTCGAGGCCTCAAAATTCACAGAGGTCGGCTACGTAGGCAGGGATGTGGAATCAATGATCAGAGACCTGACGGGCCTGGCGCTTACCATGGTTAAAACGGAGCACATTGAAAAAGTACATGAAAAGGCAAAGGACCTTGCAGAGGAAAAGATACTGGACCTTTTATTGCCCCCCGCAAAAGCACCGCGAAAGGTTTCGATGGCCGAGACGTCAGAACCAGTCGAAGATGAAAAACAGAATTACAACGATACGCGTGAAAAACTGCGGGCCCAATTGGGGGAAGGGAAACTTGATAACAGGTACATTGATCTGGAAGTGCGTGAGAAGGTTGTTCCTTTCGGGGTAATTTCCAATATCGGCATGGACGAACTTGAGTCGAATTTAAAAGAAATGCTCGGGAATTTTCTCCCTGAAAAATCAAAAAAGAAAAAGGTAAAAATAACCGAGGCCCTGCAGCTTATTCAGCAGGAGGAAGCCAACAAACTTATTGACATGGACAAGGTTGTTAAAGAAGCCATAGAGCGGACCGAACAGAATGGGATAATTTTCATAGACGAGATCGATAAAATTGCGTCCAGGGGTTCAAGCTACGGCCCGGATATTTCAAGAGAGGGCGTGCAGAGAGATCTTCTCCCGATAGTCGAGGGCTCCACTGTCTCGACAAAGCATGGCCAGGTAAAAACAGACCATATACTTTTTATTGCAGCGGGTGCCTTTACCGTGTCAAAGCCCTCCGACCTCATCCCCGAGCTCCAGGGAAGATTCCCTATCAGGGCTGAACTCGATGCCCTCGGCAAAGATGAGTTCCTCAGGATCCTGAAGGAACCGAAAAATGCGCTTATCAAACAATATATCGCCCTTATCGAAACCGAAGGGGTAAAGATAAAATTTGCGGAAAACTCCATAGAAGAAATAGCCGCTATCGCAGCTACAGTAAATGAAAAGACTGAAAATATCGGCGCCAGAAGGCTTCACACTATACTCGAAAAACTCCTTGAAGACATATCGTTTGATGCACCGGATATTAAAGAAAAAGAGCTCGCGATTGACGCAAAATATGTTAGAAAAAAACTGAACGATATTATTAAAGATGAAGATTTAAGCAGATATATTTTGTAATTTAATTATGTAAAATTTATCCCGGTTCGTGTCGGACTTCTTTACATTTTTATCCCTTATTTTATAATACTGCTTAATATCTTAAAAGCATTTTCTTTAATTCCCATGATGTTATGAATAGCTTCAGTTATGGCATATTTATTGCGGAAACTTTTGAGGAAGAAAATAGACATGATCAACCCGGAGGTCTTTTTAATGAATATAAAACAAGCGTCGATAGTAACCACAATCGTCATGTTATTAGCAGTAGTTTTTTGTGCTACCAACTCCTCAGCAATTCCTTTTGATGCAATATATACTGTAGGATCAAACGGAAGCACTACCATGCAAGATACGTTTTCCCTCAATGAAACACCGTGGTTATATTTAGAACTGCCTCAAACAGGGCAGAATATTACCTGGTCGTGGTGGACAGGTCCAGATAACGATTGTTCAAATAACCCTCTCTGCTTTGTAAGCACCGGGACGAATAACGACGCCGACGGGAAAATATGGCTTTCGTTACCGGACTGGGACAGCATTAAAGATATCGGCGAATGGACAATTGAAGCGAATTCAACCTCCCCTCCCTGCTGTTTGGTTGAAGGAACTACATCTTTTAAAGTCTCCGTTCCGGAACCGTCGACTGTATTGCTTTTATTGACAGCCGGTGCGGGCTTTGTGGGATTATTGAGCTTCCGAAATAAGAAGCAATAAAATCCCCGCTTAAA is from Nitrospirota bacterium and encodes:
- the xerC gene encoding tyrosine recombinase XerC, coding for MKRHIEQFLEYLKAERGVSVHTLKAYTEDLREFNAFLDKGPKDIDNLDIRSFLASLHHKKLKKTSISRKLATIRSFYKYLHREGYVDKNPARLVSSPKVPKTLPRFLTIDETFTLMENPQGDTFKPSRDKAILELLYSSGLRVSELTSLDIGDLDIKESLVRVKGKGKKERIIPVGGKAMEAIQNYLSERISLKKKSPALFLNNRGGRLTQRSVRRILLHYSRMINLKGGLSPHTLRHTFATHLLHEGADLRSIQELLGHSSLSTTQKYTHVDIKHLMEVYDKAHPLSKK
- a CDS encoding PEP-CTERM sorting domain-containing protein; the protein is MINPEVFLMNIKQASIVTTIVMLLAVVFCATNSSAIPFDAIYTVGSNGSTTMQDTFSLNETPWLYLELPQTGQNITWSWWTGPDNDCSNNPLCFVSTGTNNDADGKIWLSLPDWDSIKDIGEWTIEANSTSPPCCLVEGTTSFKVSVPEPSTVLLLLTAGAGFVGLLSFRNKKQ
- the hslU gene encoding ATP-dependent protease ATPase subunit HslU, which encodes MNNLTPKKIVEELDKYIIGQGKAKKAVAIALRNRWRRQLLSDELRDEVLPKNILMIGPTGVGKTEIARRLSRLAQAPFIKVEASKFTEVGYVGRDVESMIRDLTGLALTMVKTEHIEKVHEKAKDLAEEKILDLLLPPAKAPRKVSMAETSEPVEDEKQNYNDTREKLRAQLGEGKLDNRYIDLEVREKVVPFGVISNIGMDELESNLKEMLGNFLPEKSKKKKVKITEALQLIQQEEANKLIDMDKVVKEAIERTEQNGIIFIDEIDKIASRGSSYGPDISREGVQRDLLPIVEGSTVSTKHGQVKTDHILFIAAGAFTVSKPSDLIPELQGRFPIRAELDALGKDEFLRILKEPKNALIKQYIALIETEGVKIKFAENSIEEIAAIAATVNEKTENIGARRLHTILEKLLEDISFDAPDIKEKELAIDAKYVRKKLNDIIKDEDLSRYIL
- the hslV gene encoding ATP-dependent protease subunit HslV, encoding MFQGTTVICVRKNGKVAIGGDGQVTLGQTVLKHNAKKIRKMYNNLVLAGFAGATADAFTLFEKFEGKLETYRGNITRAAVELAKDWRTDKILRRLEALLIVADKEHSFIISGNGDVIEPEDGIAAIGSGGAYAQAAAKALTAHTQLDPKNIVEEALKITSKICIYTNDSISIEEIDE